A region from the Polaribacter sp. Hel1_33_78 genome encodes:
- a CDS encoding DUF6624 domain-containing protein produces MKNILILVLLIIFSSCKNGEKKEENIVEKVPTSEERAKYAELKTEAWNLYENQEYLGSAKKYSEAFTALGNKGNTNDRYNAACSWALANQIDSSFVQLFRIAEKGNYSNYGHITTDGDLNALHSDKRWNEVLNLVKGNKEKAEENLDKPLVAILDTIYQEDQGLRRQISEVEEKYGRDSDEMKAHWETINEKDSINLIKIQKILDEKGWLGQDIIGGQGNTTLFLVIQHSPIEIQQKYLPMMREAVKKNNARPSSLALLEDRVALRTGKRQIYGSQIGRNQETGEFYVSPIENPEKVDERRAEVGLGTLQEYISNWNITWDVEKHKEMTAKLEAEKE; encoded by the coding sequence ATGAAAAACATTTTAATTTTAGTATTACTAATAATATTTTCGTCTTGTAAAAATGGAGAAAAAAAAGAAGAAAATATAGTAGAAAAAGTACCTACTTCAGAGGAAAGAGCAAAATATGCTGAACTGAAAACCGAAGCTTGGAATCTTTATGAAAACCAAGAGTATTTAGGATCTGCAAAGAAATATTCGGAAGCATTTACTGCTCTTGGAAATAAAGGAAATACAAACGACAGATATAACGCTGCTTGTTCTTGGGCGTTAGCCAATCAAATTGATTCGTCATTCGTACAATTATTCAGAATAGCGGAAAAAGGTAATTATAGTAACTATGGACATATTACAACAGATGGAGATTTGAATGCTCTACATTCTGATAAAAGATGGAATGAGGTTTTGAATTTAGTTAAAGGCAATAAAGAAAAAGCGGAAGAAAATTTGGACAAACCTTTAGTTGCTATCCTTGATACAATATATCAAGAAGACCAAGGTTTAAGAAGACAAATTAGCGAAGTTGAGGAAAAATATGGTAGAGATTCAGACGAAATGAAAGCTCATTGGGAAACCATAAACGAAAAAGACTCTATCAATCTTATAAAAATACAGAAGATACTTGACGAGAAAGGTTGGCTTGGTCAAGACATAATTGGAGGACAAGGAAATACAACACTATTTTTAGTCATTCAACATTCGCCAATTGAAATACAGCAAAAGTATTTACCAATGATGAGAGAAGCTGTTAAGAAAAATAATGCGCGACCTAGTAGTTTAGCGTTATTAGAGGACAGAGTAGCTTTAAGAACTGGTAAAAGACAAATTTACGGCAGTCAAATTGGTAGAAACCAAGAAACAGGAGAATTTTATGTTTCACCAATAGAAAACCCCGAAAAAGTAGATGAAAGAAGGGCCGAAGTTGGACTTGGTACTTTACAAGAATATATATCTAATTGGAATATAACTTGGGATGTTGAAAAACATAAAGAAATGACAGCGAAATTAGAGGCTGAAAAAGAATAA
- a CDS encoding TonB-dependent receptor: protein MNKYILSAMLTIIICFSVKAQTSDILIKVLSESENEPLFGATVYFEELEKGAVTDFDGIATFTEVPNGEHSIIISYLGYETLKTTIQIPNSSDLVFKLKSGGNELDEVVLQSSRSTRTVKKIPTRIEFIGAEELGEKAIMNPTNISMVLRESTGIQMQQTSLSSGSTNIRIQGLDGRYTQLLRDGFPLYGGFSSGLSILQIPPLDLQQFEIIKGSSSTLYGGGAIAGLINMVSKTPDEEPALDIMLTQTQALGSTANVFYSKRNEKFGVSLYGSGHSQKVYDPENDGFSNLPKTTSISFNPKFFYYPSEKTTFWIGLNGTYDDRIGGDVTKIESGENGIHQYTEENISKRLSSQAVYKTQIDSISSLNIKNSISFFDRNLTIPDFNFDGKQINTFTEVTYQKATSKADWIFGTNLYTSKFDENDSATLQRDQTDITYGMFANNIYDLSDNWILETGLRADYNTDFGFFPLPRVSLLYKNDNGFSSRIGGGLGYKIPDIFTEEAEFINFENVLGIDKSNLKAERSYGLNLDFNYQTRLFETIGFSINQLFYVSAINNGLLLNSTDNGLFAFENATDEILSKGAETNIKFTYKDFRWFLNYALIDTKLNYLEGNPQKPLTAKHNAGSVLMYESEKWRIGYETFYTGKQFLSNGTETTDFVTMGLLLMRNFKFGSAFVNFENFTDRRQSRFSPLVLPPHENPIFPEIYAPTDGFIFSVGIIIKPFGNENHD from the coding sequence ATGAATAAATACATATTGAGCGCAATGCTCACAATTATAATATGCTTTTCAGTAAAAGCACAAACCTCTGATATCTTAATAAAAGTCCTTTCAGAATCCGAAAACGAACCGTTATTTGGAGCAACAGTATATTTTGAGGAATTAGAAAAAGGAGCAGTAACGGATTTTGACGGAATCGCAACATTTACAGAAGTTCCAAACGGAGAACATAGTATCATAATTTCATATTTGGGTTATGAAACCTTAAAAACTACTATTCAAATTCCAAATAGTTCCGATTTAGTTTTCAAATTAAAAAGTGGTGGAAATGAATTGGACGAAGTTGTATTACAATCTTCAAGAAGCACGAGAACCGTTAAAAAAATTCCAACAAGAATAGAATTTATTGGAGCAGAAGAATTGGGCGAAAAAGCAATTATGAACCCTACCAATATTTCAATGGTACTTCGTGAAAGTACAGGAATACAGATGCAACAAACCTCTTTAAGTAGCGGAAGTACAAATATTAGGATTCAAGGACTCGATGGACGTTACACGCAACTTTTGAGAGATGGATTTCCTCTTTACGGAGGTTTTTCAAGTGGTTTGAGCATATTACAAATTCCACCTTTGGACTTGCAACAATTTGAAATCATTAAAGGAAGTTCTTCAACACTTTATGGTGGTGGAGCAATTGCAGGTTTAATAAATATGGTTTCAAAAACACCTGACGAAGAACCAGCTTTAGATATTATGTTAACGCAAACCCAAGCATTAGGAAGTACAGCAAATGTATTTTACAGCAAGCGAAATGAGAAATTTGGTGTTTCGCTTTATGGTTCTGGTCATTCTCAAAAAGTATACGACCCAGAAAATGATGGTTTTAGTAATTTACCAAAAACAACTTCTATTTCATTCAACCCAAAATTCTTTTATTATCCATCAGAAAAAACAACGTTTTGGATTGGTTTAAATGGAACTTACGATGACAGAATTGGTGGAGATGTAACAAAAATTGAAAGTGGAGAAAATGGAATTCATCAATATACAGAAGAAAATATCTCAAAAAGGCTGAGCAGTCAAGCAGTTTATAAAACGCAAATAGATTCAATAAGTTCTTTGAACATAAAAAATAGTATTTCGTTTTTCGATAGAAACCTTACTATTCCAGATTTTAATTTTGACGGTAAACAAATCAATACGTTTACAGAAGTTACTTATCAAAAAGCAACTTCAAAAGCTGATTGGATTTTTGGAACAAACTTATATACTTCAAAGTTTGATGAGAATGATAGTGCAACTTTACAACGTGACCAAACAGATATAACGTATGGAATGTTTGCAAACAACATTTATGACCTTTCAGATAATTGGATTTTAGAAACTGGATTGAGAGCAGATTACAACACAGACTTTGGATTTTTTCCACTTCCAAGAGTTTCATTATTGTATAAAAATGACAATGGATTTTCAAGCAGAATTGGTGGTGGTTTAGGCTACAAAATACCTGATATTTTCACAGAAGAAGCAGAATTTATAAATTTCGAAAATGTACTTGGTATAGATAAATCAAACTTAAAAGCAGAACGTTCTTATGGTTTAAATCTTGATTTTAATTACCAAACACGCTTGTTTGAAACTATTGGGTTTTCAATCAATCAACTTTTTTACGTTTCAGCAATAAACAACGGTTTGTTATTAAATAGTACAGATAACGGCTTGTTTGCATTTGAAAACGCAACAGACGAAATATTGAGCAAAGGAGCTGAAACAAATATTAAGTTTACATACAAAGACTTTCGATGGTTTTTAAATTATGCGCTAATAGATACTAAATTGAACTATTTAGAAGGTAATCCACAAAAACCACTAACTGCAAAACATAACGCAGGTAGTGTATTGATGTACGAATCTGAAAAATGGCGAATAGGATATGAAACATTTTATACTGGAAAGCAGTTTTTATCAAACGGAACTGAAACAACGGACTTTGTTACAATGGGTTTACTATTAATGCGTAATTTTAAATTTGGTAGTGCATTTGTGAACTTTGAAAATTTCACAGATAGAAGACAAAGTAGGTTCTCACCATTAGTTTTACCACCACACGAAAATCCTATATTTCCAGAAATATATGCACCAACAGATGGATTTATATTTAGTGTAGGTATAATAATTAAACCATTTGGAAACGAAAACCACGATTAA
- a CDS encoding DUF6660 family protein: MKFVTIILALIILVLSIKPCSDGNNAEDQHQDEITAEHNHQNDSDDSCPITCICNCCGIAITYQPILTFELGINNQISTEIQSVYQSIYRFNYHSNIWQPPQLIS, translated from the coding sequence ATGAAATTTGTTACTATCATATTAGCATTAATAATCCTTGTTTTGTCAATCAAACCTTGTTCTGACGGAAATAATGCCGAAGACCAACATCAAGACGAAATAACTGCTGAACACAATCATCAAAATGATAGTGATGATAGTTGTCCAATAACTTGTATTTGTAATTGTTGCGGAATCGCAATTACATATCAACCAATTCTAACTTTTGAATTAGGTATTAACAACCAAATTTCTACAGAAATACAATCTGTTTATCAATCAATCTACAGGTTTAATTATCATTCCAATATCTGGCAACCGCCTCAATTGATTAGCTAA
- a CDS encoding isoprenylcysteine carboxylmethyltransferase family protein, translating to MLWRKTGINPLTFKKTDNAHDYNGKVFTFITIFELIVVGTYAFKNEWYEYLLPFWYLENPILQKIGWALLLISLIVVWISQSQMANSWRIGIDENNKTKLVTNGMFSISRNPIFLGIMIANIGLFLVIPNAFTLLIISLSTLSVNTQIRLEEEFLKREFGNEYIQYVEKVRRWI from the coding sequence TTGCTTTGGAGAAAAACAGGTATAAATCCGCTAACGTTTAAAAAGACAGATAATGCTCACGATTATAATGGTAAGGTTTTTACATTTATCACAATCTTTGAGCTTATTGTTGTTGGAACCTATGCTTTTAAAAATGAGTGGTACGAATATTTACTTCCTTTTTGGTATTTAGAAAATCCTATTTTACAAAAAATTGGTTGGGCACTTTTGCTTATATCATTAATTGTAGTTTGGATTTCTCAAAGCCAAATGGCAAATTCTTGGAGAATTGGTATTGATGAAAACAACAAAACCAAATTAGTAACTAATGGAATGTTTTCAATTTCAAGAAACCCGATATTTCTTGGAATTATGATTGCGAATATTGGATTATTTCTTGTAATTCCCAATGCATTTACTTTACTCATAATCTCATTATCTACTTTAAGTGTAAATACACAAATAAGATTAGAGGAAGAGTTTTTAAAACGTGAATTTGGAAATGAATATATACAATATGTGGAAAAAGTGAGAAGATGGATTTAA
- a CDS encoding helix-turn-helix domain-containing protein yields the protein MEINRIKIVLAETRRKNKWLAEQLDKDESTISQWCTNARQPSLDTLLNIANVLNVDIRILLHSTKSNL from the coding sequence GTGGAAATAAATAGAATCAAAATAGTTCTTGCGGAAACCAGAAGAAAAAACAAATGGTTAGCCGAACAATTAGACAAAGATGAATCTACAATATCTCAATGGTGCACAAATGCTAGACAACCATCATTAGATACATTATTAAACATTGCAAATGTCCTTAATGTGGATATTAGAATATTGTTACACTCTACAAAAAGTAATTTATAA
- a CDS encoding Fur family transcriptional regulator, translating to MQTIEELLESKNIRVTAMRLLIYKFLAEKQIAVTLSDIENAFEKADRTTLYRTVKTFEEKDIVHQIDDGTGITKYALCEKGCNCEIETDLHLHFHCNNCNETVCLTEHKIPQIKVPDGFVSENINLVVKGICDKCSGQ from the coding sequence ATGCAAACAATAGAAGAATTATTAGAATCTAAAAATATTCGTGTAACAGCAATGCGTTTGTTAATCTACAAGTTCCTTGCAGAAAAGCAAATTGCTGTTACATTAAGTGATATAGAAAATGCTTTTGAGAAAGCAGATAGAACAACGTTGTACAGAACCGTCAAAACATTTGAAGAAAAAGATATTGTACATCAAATAGACGATGGTACAGGAATTACAAAATATGCATTATGTGAAAAGGGTTGTAATTGCGAAATTGAAACCGATTTGCATTTACATTTTCATTGTAACAACTGTAACGAAACTGTTTGTTTAACAGAACATAAAATTCCTCAAATTAAAGTGCCTGATGGTTTTGTTTCAGAAAATATAAACTTGGTAGTAAAAGGAATTTGTGATAAATGTAGTGGTCAGTAA
- a CDS encoding DNA cytosine methyltransferase has product MESQKTYIDLFSGCGGLSLGLHNAGWKGAFAIEKSEDAFNTLEHNLIKKKKHFDWPNWLEQKHHDINQVLEDHSENLIALRGKIDLVAGGPPCQGFSMAGRRIENDSRNDLINSYIKFIDLVKPKLIFFENVKGFTQGFKKNDKKGSAYSLYVIDELKKKGYTVQGHLINFADYGVPQKRTRFILVGIQNEFVENNSDINKETFFEEIKNNKKNFLINKNLTVNPSLENAISDLLQSNGQVESETPNFKAGVYGEIESKYQKHLRKYKRQESKVDSHRFAKHTDVVKNRFQIALNEKLTSSTYRERFKLKKSSTKILEANKPTPTITTLPDDYIHYCEPRIMTVREYARIQSFPDTYQFKGKYTTGGKRRTQEVPRYSQIGNAIPPLFGEQAGLILKSMI; this is encoded by the coding sequence ATGGAGAGTCAAAAGACATATATTGATTTGTTCTCTGGTTGCGGAGGGCTTTCACTTGGACTGCATAACGCAGGTTGGAAAGGAGCTTTTGCAATTGAAAAAAGCGAAGACGCTTTTAACACTCTAGAACATAATTTAATCAAAAAGAAAAAGCATTTTGATTGGCCAAATTGGTTAGAACAAAAACACCACGACATCAATCAAGTTTTAGAAGACCATTCTGAAAATCTAATAGCCCTAAGAGGTAAGATTGATTTAGTCGCAGGAGGTCCACCTTGTCAAGGTTTTTCAATGGCTGGAAGAAGAATTGAAAATGATTCTAGAAACGATTTAATTAATTCTTACATTAAATTCATTGATTTAGTAAAACCAAAGTTAATATTTTTTGAAAATGTTAAAGGGTTTACACAAGGTTTTAAAAAGAATGATAAAAAAGGGAGTGCATATTCTTTATATGTAATTGATGAACTGAAAAAGAAAGGATATACAGTCCAAGGACATTTAATAAACTTTGCTGACTATGGAGTTCCTCAAAAAAGAACACGATTTATTTTAGTAGGAATTCAAAATGAATTTGTAGAAAATAATTCAGACATCAATAAAGAAACTTTTTTTGAAGAAATTAAAAACAATAAAAAAAACTTCTTAATCAATAAAAACCTTACTGTAAATCCATCTTTAGAAAATGCAATTTCTGATTTACTCCAATCTAATGGACAAGTTGAATCGGAAACGCCTAATTTTAAAGCTGGTGTTTATGGAGAAATTGAATCGAAATATCAAAAGCACCTACGAAAATACAAAAGACAAGAAAGTAAAGTCGACAGTCATCGATTTGCAAAACATACAGACGTAGTTAAGAATAGATTTCAAATTGCTTTGAATGAAAAACTAACTAGCTCAACATATAGAGAACGTTTCAAATTAAAAAAGAGTAGCACAAAAATATTAGAGGCAAATAAGCCTACACCTACTATTACAACATTACCAGATGATTATATCCATTATTGTGAACCAAGAATAATGACAGTTCGTGAATATGCACGTATCCAATCATTTCCTGACACTTATCAGTTTAAAGGAAAATATACAACTGGCGGAAAAAGAAGAACACAAGAAGTACCAAGATATTCACAAATTGGAAATGCTATTCCTCCTTTATTTGGAGAACAAGCAGGTTTAATTTTAAAATCAATGATATAA
- a CDS encoding sialate O-acetylesterase has translation MNYKNHTSLFKNPIRNNFIGDFFLGLPLRVRAFTIVFATLFYMAEAQTVEARRTGFAWINTENVTDTSFGSGFTMYSAAWPIFKNYPGAFNFQTGLGSSWLTTQRTGTEPVDFYTTIEGGLGWWGDTRFATETPKFIMGGVSHNFFAWANGTGAGQSDMLPNGQRDWSTPGGKYGVAQLSNRLLWAPDGLNMAQGLSGELLGYGYTPLPITDPMTETAGVNIVTGNQCWTLFMNATNFKGPISFFLPTFWTKPVLENPSLEGLYFDTRPSDPNVGLGVEQADFPAIISTDASGNHFAKIERIQFPESGSNNSFVINQVTAYSQNALWNDMNAWFSGGAAVQPGINSTGILNLDFVDNGGAMIGEISQVAPDDLNHEIDLTYIENVQQSNDVMGFEFDLNIVEKSNGIFTLPEYFRLDTDNKWRPIDEAAVPTSTSLLTTNVPTTPRSEIPYLTPMEPDCLFQDPSGPWQSPGPTAGPFTADLGDGTTVTYYWYRFIDQPAVIHANLPEPMRAAMQARVELIHSNWSHTDDYLAPPTVGNLATLDPKIIIDTPAGLEIGYVPIVTRQQQTPSKVRVFILAGQSNMQGQGAVVDPENDPGDLIDVIQNDVNGDWSDVGLADNWNTLNNVYLYYEGDEGIIKENVTVGQGANSNAFGPELMFAHQLDKFYDDPIVIIKTAWGGTTLAEDFRPPSAGGTTGAFYNQMIQIVQDVTQNLSTEFPAIGITDFELSGFAWFQGWNDGDNTGFLNEYESNLNHLVNDVRNDLGVAELPFVIASSGHGGYTLSNDPWVQGIQNVISVAQETVGCDDDTYGGHVGFVDTKTFYRDTSVSPYDGIFHFNNNALTFLNIGKSMGDEMVKSINEMAFCYQDCGENLVIPGVVSIGNRVWNDLNRDGINDPDEPGIAGVSVVLWSDPDGDGNPDVFSGVEVTDSDGYYQFSGLTPGNYLLFVWSVDNWELGEPLHGFVSTNGFVANANNDVDGDNNGFGEPFTDIMSGILTLTTDGEPLNDGDPFDCNFNYDPAGNNSVDFGFFDPDVILGINDVSKTEIQIFPNPVINQLTIKGNLNLSQIKIFDVIGRIHRTINPINETETINISTLSKGIYFISLIDETNNALKVYKIIKQ, from the coding sequence ATGAATTATAAAAATCACACTAGTTTATTTAAAAATCCTATTCGTAATAATTTTATTGGAGACTTCTTTTTAGGTCTACCGTTACGTGTCAGAGCGTTTACTATAGTTTTTGCAACCTTATTTTATATGGCAGAAGCACAGACCGTGGAAGCAAGACGAACAGGCTTTGCATGGATAAATACAGAGAACGTCACAGACACGAGTTTTGGATCAGGTTTTACAATGTACAGTGCAGCTTGGCCAATATTTAAAAACTATCCAGGTGCATTTAATTTTCAAACAGGGCTTGGAAGTTCTTGGCTAACGACGCAACGAACAGGTACCGAACCAGTAGATTTCTATACTACAATAGAAGGTGGATTAGGTTGGTGGGGCGATACTAGATTTGCTACAGAAACGCCAAAATTTATAATGGGTGGTGTCTCTCATAATTTCTTTGCTTGGGCAAACGGAACAGGAGCAGGGCAAAGTGACATGTTACCCAACGGACAACGCGATTGGAGCACACCAGGCGGAAAATATGGTGTTGCGCAATTATCAAACCGATTATTGTGGGCTCCAGATGGTTTAAATATGGCGCAAGGATTAAGCGGTGAATTATTAGGTTACGGTTACACTCCTTTACCAATTACCGATCCGATGACTGAAACCGCTGGAGTAAATATAGTAACAGGCAATCAATGTTGGACCTTATTTATGAATGCTACTAATTTTAAAGGGCCAATAAGTTTTTTCTTACCGACATTCTGGACAAAACCCGTATTAGAAAATCCATCTTTAGAAGGCTTGTATTTTGATACCAGACCTTCAGATCCAAACGTTGGTTTGGGTGTTGAGCAAGCCGATTTTCCTGCAATAATTTCTACAGATGCTAGTGGTAATCATTTCGCTAAAATTGAAAGAATACAGTTTCCTGAAAGCGGAAGTAATAATTCTTTTGTTATTAATCAAGTAACGGCATATTCTCAAAATGCTTTATGGAATGATATGAATGCTTGGTTTAGTGGTGGTGCAGCCGTGCAACCAGGAATTAATTCAACAGGTATCTTAAATCTCGATTTTGTTGATAATGGTGGTGCAATGATTGGTGAAATTTCGCAAGTTGCACCAGATGATTTAAATCATGAAATTGATTTAACTTATATAGAAAACGTACAACAGTCTAATGATGTCATGGGCTTTGAGTTTGATCTCAATATCGTTGAAAAAAGTAATGGCATTTTTACGTTACCAGAATATTTTAGGTTAGATACAGACAACAAATGGCGTCCAATTGATGAAGCAGCAGTGCCAACTTCAACCAGTCTATTGACCACCAATGTACCAACCACACCAAGAAGTGAAATTCCCTACCTCACACCAATGGAACCAGATTGTCTATTTCAAGACCCAAGTGGTCCGTGGCAAAGTCCTGGTCCGACGGCAGGTCCTTTTACAGCAGATTTAGGCGATGGCACCACAGTAACCTATTATTGGTATCGGTTTATAGATCAGCCTGCTGTTATTCATGCCAATCTTCCTGAACCTATGCGTGCGGCTATGCAAGCTAGAGTAGAGTTAATTCATTCTAATTGGAGCCATACAGACGACTATTTGGCGCCACCAACTGTCGGAAACTTAGCAACTCTAGACCCTAAAATCATTATTGATACACCTGCTGGTTTAGAGATTGGGTATGTGCCAATTGTAACGCGACAGCAACAAACACCATCTAAAGTGAGGGTTTTTATTTTAGCTGGACAGTCAAATATGCAAGGACAAGGAGCGGTTGTTGATCCAGAAAATGACCCAGGAGATTTAATCGATGTCATCCAAAATGACGTAAATGGTGATTGGTCTGATGTTGGATTAGCTGATAATTGGAATACCTTAAACAATGTCTATTTATATTATGAAGGAGATGAAGGCATCATTAAAGAAAACGTTACGGTTGGTCAAGGCGCAAATTCTAATGCTTTTGGGCCCGAATTAATGTTTGCACACCAACTCGACAAATTTTATGATGATCCTATTGTAATTATTAAAACAGCTTGGGGAGGCACGACTTTGGCAGAAGATTTTCGTCCGCCTTCTGCTGGTGGAACAACAGGAGCATTCTACAATCAAATGATTCAAATTGTGCAAGATGTGACTCAAAATTTAAGTACAGAGTTTCCAGCTATTGGCATAACAGATTTCGAATTATCTGGTTTTGCATGGTTTCAAGGTTGGAATGATGGTGATAACACAGGATTTTTAAATGAATATGAAAGTAATTTAAATCACTTAGTCAATGATGTAAGAAATGATCTTGGAGTTGCTGAACTTCCATTTGTTATTGCAAGTTCTGGGCATGGAGGTTATACGCTTAGTAATGATCCTTGGGTGCAAGGTATTCAAAATGTAATTTCTGTAGCCCAAGAAACCGTTGGCTGTGATGATGACACCTATGGTGGTCATGTTGGTTTTGTAGATACTAAAACATTTTATCGCGATACTTCAGTGTCTCCGTACGATGGTATATTTCATTTTAATAATAATGCGCTCACCTTCTTAAATATTGGAAAATCAATGGGAGATGAGATGGTTAAATCTATTAATGAAATGGCTTTTTGTTATCAAGACTGTGGAGAAAATTTAGTTATTCCAGGAGTGGTGTCTATTGGAAACCGTGTTTGGAATGATCTCAATAGAGATGGCATTAACGATCCTGACGAACCTGGTATTGCAGGTGTGTCGGTTGTACTATGGAGTGATCCTGATGGTGATGGTAATCCGGATGTCTTTAGTGGAGTTGAAGTTACAGATAGCGACGGTTATTATCAGTTTTCAGGTTTAACACCTGGTAATTATCTACTTTTTGTTTGGAGTGTCGATAATTGGGAACTTGGCGAACCTTTGCATGGTTTTGTATCAACAAATGGTTTTGTTGCAAACGCTAATAACGATGTTGATGGTGATAATAATGGTTTTGGAGAGCCCTTTACAGATATTATGTCTGGCATTCTAACGTTAACTACAGATGGTGAACCTTTAAACGACGGAGACCCTTTTGATTGTAATTTTAATTATGATCCTGCTGGTAACAACTCTGTCGATTTCGGTTTCTTTGATCCTGATGTAATATTGGGTATTAATGATGTTAGTAAAACCGAAATTCAAATTTTTCCAAATCCAGTTATAAATCAATTAACTATTAAAGGCAATTTAAATCTATCCCAGATTAAAATATTTGATGTGATAGGAAGAATTCATCGAACAATAAACCCAATCAATGAGACAGAAACGATAAACATTTCGACATTGTCAAAAGGCATATATTTTATAAGTTTAATTGATGAAACGAACAATGCGTTGAAGGTTTATAAAATAATAAAGCAATAG
- a CDS encoding class IIb bacteriocin, lactobin A/cerein 7B family: MKNLQNFGVKELKKEEIKRISGGWAWPAFVAGALLGGVIYDAAKWLICENNEAYGANMMASGSPGGHK; encoded by the coding sequence ATGAAAAATTTACAGAATTTTGGTGTTAAAGAATTAAAAAAAGAAGAAATCAAAAGAATAAGTGGTGGTTGGGCTTGGCCAGCTTTTGTAGCTGGTGCTCTTTTGGGTGGTGTAATATACGACGCTGCCAAATGGCTTATTTGTGAAAACAATGAAGCTTATGGTGCAAATATGATGGCAAGCGGAAGCCCTGGAGGTCATAAATAA